The Dyadobacter sandarakinus DNA window GATGGCTGTGCCGGAAGGTGTGATATCTACATCGCTCCAAGTTGTATTCAGTGCCGGCTGAAAAATCAGGCCCTGGATAGAAACGGTAGCAGTAGCCGGCATGTAGAACTGATCACCGGAGGTGAATTGGGCTTGGGCAGCGCTTGCACAAAGCAGGATGCCTAATGCTATTCTAAGTGTAGTAGTTTTCATAATGCTGGTATGTTCGATAGTGTGAAACTTGTTTTTCGTCAAAAATGCCCTGAGAAACACTCATCATCTTGCCGGTACCAGATGGCTTGACGAGTAATCTCACTCTGGCAATTAGAAGAAATGGATCATTACTTCTAAACGCGCTCAACCGGAAAGCTGCTCCTTCATGTTTTTCCATTACTCACCTACTGATATAACAGTGGATCTTTCGTGGGTGCGTGGTAGTTCTCATCTCAATTTCCTTCTCAACCGGCAGGCTGCTCACCTTCTTGTCTGACGCTGACTGCCAATAGAGCAGTTGTTCGTGCCGGGTGAGAGGAAATAGAAGTTTTATTTTAAAAACTACTAACAAATCTCCCGCTAAAAGAGCAGGGTAATAGATTAACGTATTCATCGACAATGTCATGGCTAAATACAAGATAGACTTGGTCGTCGAGAGTTAAAGGTAAATCAATAGACAACCCAATAGAATTGGCATCAAACACATTCCTAGAGGAAGCGATAGAAAGCTCTACTCCATTTCGAACACGGATTAGTGATATAAAACATCCATTATCTGGATCATGAGGTAAGGTTTGATTCCAATAGATGTTTGCATCAAAGTGATAAATACCGGTTTTAGGAACTACAAAAGTATTGGATGGTGTCCCCGCGGGACCAGTGAAGTTATTACCTATGTCATAAGACTCTAATGTAAAGGGTATCTTTGCAGCATCTATTGCCATTTTACCAGGATCATTATCAGATTTCTCCACCCTAAAAGCCACTCCTCCCTCCCAAGTCGCATTCCCTTTCGCATCACTCGTAAGCACCTTGCCTTTCCCCGGCGTTTGCCCGGGCCCGGCTATTTTTATCTTCCCTTCCGTACTCAGCGCGTAGCCCTGATTGCTATATGCATGAATAGTGGCAGAGGAGGTGTTTGCGCTGTAATTTTGGAGATCAAACATGGCATCTTCCGAGCCTGCCCGAACGTAAGGGATTTTTATATCTGAGACTCCCTTCCAGTCGGGTAATGCAGGAGTTCCATCGTTGTAGTAAAATCCTACTCCCCACTTTAATCCTGCATTGGTATTATAAATCATCAATCCATTAGCAGGATTTGGGATCGTGGTTGCATCAACCAGGCTTTGCAATGCTATCCTCGGTACCAACACCCCCTTATCCGTCGCCGCAATATCCAGCGCGGCGCTGGGGTCAGGGGTTTTGGTGTTGATACCTACACCCTGGGCGAAGAGGCTTGTGCAGGTACCTGCCGCCAGCAGCATAGCCAGGATGACGCTCTTTTTCATGCGTTGCATCCTGCGTCGGAGATGCAACATGGGTGTGTGACTGTGTTTCATGTTCGTCTGAGTTTTGTTGGCCTTGCGGCGGTTAATACAAACGAATATGAACATTGCAGTCCGCTTCCGCCTAATCCAATGATTCTGTGGCTGGAGTGATTGATTAGCCGGTATTTTCATGCGACTGGATGTGCCTGTTCCCGGTTGACAGTTACACTACTGTGCTGCCTTCTGCCGGTAAAATGATGTGCAGATTTACAGCTCCAATTCCTGCCGATCCATCCCGAAGCGCCGGGCAGAATCCTTTATAATTTCCAGCACTTCCCCATAGCTGAATAGCCGGCCCGCGATATAGTCCTTTTCCTCCGGATCCGCAAAAGCCATCTTGCCTTCCAGGTCGCGGATGTTTTCGTATAGGGAGATCACAATGTCCTGAAAAAATTCCTCAAACTTCATCATCAACGGTTTAAAATGTCACTTCCTTTTTACGGCCGCTTCTATTACTATTGTATAAGCGATCCGCTTTATCCTAAACACCTTAATAATGCTCCTTTTACTTGATCTGAAGAAAACTTCGCGTTTTCTTGTCCTGCTATGCCTGCTGCTTTTCAGCTTCTCCTTGACAAAAGCGCAGGAAATCGACCTGCTCCTCCGGGGCGGGCACGTGATTGATCCCAAAAATAACATCGACGCCATTATGGATGTGGCAGTCACCGGCGGTAAAATTGCCAGGGTAGCCGCCAATATTCCTGCAAGTTCCGCAAAGAAAACCGTGGATGTCAAAGGCTTGTACGTAGTACCCGGGCTCATTGACATGCATGCGCACGTTTTCTATGGTACGACACCCGATGCCTACATCGCCAATGCCCCTACAAGTGTGCAGCCGGACGCTTTCACTTTTCGTACGGGCGTCACGACGGTGGTGGATGCAGGCTCCTCAGGCTGGCGCAACTTTCGCACTTTCAAGGCACAAACGATCGACAAATCGCAGACACGCGTGCTTGCCTTCCTCAATATCGTGGGCACGGGTATGGCTAGCCGGTACGAGGAGCAGGACCTGACCGACATGAACCCGACCATGGTCGCCAACATGATCACCCGCCTTTTTCCCGATATCCTGGTGGGTATCAAATCGGCGCACTTCTGGGGCGACTACTCGCAGGTGCAAAAAGCGGTAGAGGCTGGCAAAATGGCCAATGTCCCTGTGATGGTCGACTTTGGGGAGCATAAGCCGCCTCTTTCGATAGAAAAGCTTTTCACCGAGTACCTGCGTCCGGGCGACATCTTCACGCATACCTATTCTTACGGACCTACCCAGCGCGAAACCGTTGTGGACGAAGCTGGTAAGGTGAAGCCCTTTGTGCTGGATGTTCAGAAAAAAGGATTGGTGTTTGATGTAGGTCATGGGGGAGGTGCTTTTGCGTGGCGACAGGCAGTACCCGCTATGAAGCAGGGTTTTAAGCCCAATGTGATCAGTACCGACCTCCATGCCGAAAGTATGAACGGCGCCATGAAAGGACTGGA harbors:
- a CDS encoding amidohydrolase/deacetylase family metallohydrolase; protein product: MLLLLDLKKTSRFLVLLCLLLFSFSLTKAQEIDLLLRGGHVIDPKNNIDAIMDVAVTGGKIARVAANIPASSAKKTVDVKGLYVVPGLIDMHAHVFYGTTPDAYIANAPTSVQPDAFTFRTGVTTVVDAGSSGWRNFRTFKAQTIDKSQTRVLAFLNIVGTGMASRYEEQDLTDMNPTMVANMITRLFPDILVGIKSAHFWGDYSQVQKAVEAGKMANVPVMVDFGEHKPPLSIEKLFTEYLRPGDIFTHTYSYGPTQRETVVDEAGKVKPFVLDVQKKGLVFDVGHGGGAFAWRQAVPAMKQGFKPNVISTDLHAESMNGAMKGLDNVISKFLNIGMTLPDAILRATWNPAQVIHRPDLGSLSVGSDADVAVFNLRKGDFGFLDTRRTVLKGDKKLEAELTIRAGKIVWDLNGISAGGWEAELQGK